Within the Debaryomyces hansenii CBS767 chromosome E complete sequence genome, the region CACAAATAAGCTAATACTAAAAGATAGATAAATGTGGTGACAGGATTCTTTCACAGATTACCAGACAAAATAAGCATAACTACATATCAGTATGAagaattccaataattccaataatatagaaaaatatgaaagtCTACTCAAACCCAATTTGAGCATTGAGGAAGTACCAATATCTTTGGTACCAGATTCAGATATTGATCTCTCAGAGAGCCAGTTTCAATTACTAGACTTATTGCATATagttattttgataatgactattataatattgattatgGTGCTCAATATTCatgcagcagcagcagcacCTTGGAATATCAACCAGTATGTATAATATGCGGGCCTATAATCCAAAATTTagaatgatttaatatattattaattatctgattatatttgttattttgaaCCCCAATTGGCTAACCAAAGTAGCGAAGATTCCGTTAATTTCATAGTTGCATACTTTCAATCGCTATCACCTTCTCAGAGGCTAGCCGTGATCAACTATTTATCGGCGAAGGTATAATATTACCTAAATGTATAAGGTTGTAATTTATGtttttagaattattacaatATGCATACTGTAAAAGAATTACTGCAGTCTACCTGTCTAGTTGTAGATTTCATGACTCATTAAATCCACACTTCGTTTCGTAAACATATACTTTTATAGATTGTCATATGTCCATATACAGTATACTTGAAACACTATTGTTAGCTGTTCATAAGTGCAGGTCTACGACAAACACACACAATACTTTGCATATTATAAACCTACTTCTATTAGTGATATCTCAGCACATTTATAGTCATAATTGTCAGCCTCAGTAGCGACCTATTAGTCAGATTTAGTAGTTAGTATATAAATGTAAAGAATTACTTGAATCATTAGACTATGCTATGaatattatgaataatGTCAAATATTGGATACAGAAAAAAGTCACTCGATTCTTCGAACACATCTACTTACTCTATAAGTAGTTCATTTAAATCGATCAAGTCTAAAACTTCggaattattcaagaaatccGCTAACAATAATCCAAAGGAACGCCGAAAGGAGCCTAAAATGAACATGCTTGTGGTTACTGAGTATTTGTCACTTCGTTAAGGTATTTGTTTTAAGCATtatctttaatatatatcGTTCCTGGTGAGATTGGTATATTTAGAATAGATTCTATgataatatacaattaacTAGAATAGCTTTCCTGTAAGATTTTTGTTCAAAATGAGTATTTCCATTTGTATTTGTTTCTGTTAGCGATTGTAGGTTACATTAGCCGGTAATGCCATAATAAGTACATGTAATGCTTTAGGAAATCAATATGCGTTTGCTTAAGAAGCCACTGCAcgaaaaataatataagaTTTTGATAGGGTAACGATTTTTAGCAGCAAAAAAAAGTACCCCAAATGTAGCAAACACATCAGGACTGGAATCCCAAAATCgtttgaatatattatcTAATGAATACAATGACAACCAATTAAATCAGAGAGACTTAGAAAAGCGTTGCAAGtcctttaattcttctaaataATGCAATATGGGCTAATACTGTGAACTAAGATTTTAAAAAGTTGTCATTTTCGGAgatttcattgaatttcTAGACCCTAAGAAAATGCTTCACAAAATATTAACTTATAACGTTAGAAATTATGCTAATTGCTCCGCAAAAACCTATTTATAATGCCATTGATATTGTTTTGGTTGACTATCACTaacaaataaatcagaATTTTAAAAGTTACCCGGACTATATAGATTGacattttattcaaaaagatttcaaatacGTGTACGCTATTTCTATTGACACCACCACCTTGATAAGCCAAATACAATGATTGGAAATATCGCATATATCTTATTCACATTAACAGTCGTATCAGCAAATCTATTTGACTTTATACAGAATCAATTTCAGGGGAACAATCAACAAGCTCAAAGGCAGACTCCTGGTGAATACGAAAATGCAAATCTAAACTCGGGATGTTCGAAGTACTTATGTCCTGATACATCCATATGTGTGGATGAACCCAAGTTCTGTCCTTGTCCTTATCCATCGTCGCAATTAAGATGCTTTTTACCTAATGGAAGATACGTCTGTATTTCGAAACCCGCAGGCGAAGTGTCCTTAAATTACGCAGATCCAAAGACAAACTGGAAGATAGACGCCAAAGATGATAACATAAGGGATTGTGGCTGGGTCGGAAGGGCATGGAAAGGCTTGGTCTGATAAATTAGCCGTAAAAGTTGTCCGGCCTTCTTCCCTCCATAGCATTAATCACCTACAGCTATTTCATACGAATCGCTGCACCAAAAGTAGCGTCTGCATTGAAGAAGCTTCGGAAAACCTGTTTTAATAGAATTTAGTATAGTATGATAGTTCGATAGTATTTTGCCCAATAGACACTATTGTACGCTTTTTTGCATCTATTGCTGCACTATTTTCATTTTGCACGCGTACATGTCTACCCCAGAGAAAAAATAACAGGGTTAGCTGCATCTACGACTTAAATACATGCTATTGGTTTAAATATACAGCCTACTCATAGTTAGTACTCTAAACATAATCTCACGTTTTTACGCAAGTTTTAGATCGTACGATCGCACCACATATTGCAACACTCCTGAGGTATCTAAGCCGATAATCTATGCGTGTGTTTCTTATCGTTTTAAAGCCTAtagatttttttcttcaaggTGGAGAGTAAATAAAAAGAGGTATGGGACGACTCAGCCGATAGTGACTAGTTGGTAGCTCTTTTTGTCAACCCAAAGACTAAGCAACATCTCTGATATGGAGTGTAGTAGTCAtgtatttctttttatttcgCAACATCGAACCATCGGTTCATAACCAGAAATGACTCCACCTTTTTGTGATTTTTATCtacttgaataataagatCTAGGTGGGTGGCTAGTTTagattgaaaagtttttaGAAAACATCtcagaaatatattaaaagtATCGAAAATGACTATCGATATAGTAGATGATACGAGTAATAACCTTAAGCGAAAAGTTGGAAGAAGTGGGTCGCATGGgtataataatagcaaCTACTATAAGTGCTTTCAGAATTACTATCATGGacataattatttaaatccaAATCCACAGTATATTACAAATATCAAAGTGAGTGTAAATCACTGGCAACTCCGGGATTTAATACAGGTGGACCAACAGAATGGGAAGCTTTATCACACCAAGGATGATAGCATAAGAGAGGTGAATTTGTTGAACAACGATAAGATCGGATCCGATAAGCACATGGAATGGGACTATTTTCCCAAGTGCTTCAGTCATACACGGGGAGGCATAGTGGTTACAGGGGGGCTTTTATCGTCATCTTCGAAGGCGTATTCGATGAATCTTCCCAGTTTGTCATCTACGGATAAGACGACCAAGTCGTTCCGTACACCAAAGGGGCTCTTCTCGTTTTATAATCCGGAAACAGAGATTAGCGAGACTGTAAAGTTGGGAGATGTGATTAATAATTCAGTCTCGGTCTATCCACATGCAAGCAGCCAGTATAAATCGTACGTTTGCAATAACGATTCAAACTTGTATGTGGTTGACATTAGTGGGGACAGATTGTCCTTGGATAATAAAATGAACTGCGAGTTGAACACGTCGTTGAATAACGTATGCAGATCACCTACTAACGATAAACTTGTGACTGTTACGGGTGATTCCTCGTCTATTTTCTTGCTTGATCCTAGCTCAAACTCCAAGATTAAAACGATTAAAACCGATCATGATTCCGGGTTTGGTATTTCTTATCATCCTAATGGACATCTTTTCGCAACTGCATTTCAAGATGGTACATGTAGTTTGTTTGATATTCGAAATTTATCTAGTCCTTTGAGTGAAATAAAGTCCACGAGGCCAGGTCACCAAGCAGGTGCCTTCAGATGTTGTAAGTTTGCCAACTCCTCTGTTAACGACTTTTTGGTGATTCTGGAGCATGTTGGAAGAGTACACCTTTTCGACTTGAGAAATTTAGGTAATGAAGATACCAATGATCACCAAGTCATAGTCTTTCCATTTGCTTTGGACCAATTTGCTGACTACAAGGAACAACAGTTGGAAGTTGAAACAAAATTGTCCGGCGAAGAGAAGGAATTACAAGACAGCATTGAGGACGACGACAAAGTTTCTCATAAGAAGTTTGGCATTTACGGCGATTCGAGTAATTTGTTCAGATCGAATGAAATCGGGGAAATCAAGCGTAAGTCTGATTTACAATTTACTGCACCATTGGTCTACGATTATGACTATCTAACTAATGTTAATCCTAAATTGTTTAAGAACTACACTTATCAAACTCCTCCTACGTCGAATGGCCCAGATAATCTGTATTTACCACCTCCAGAATTCAACTACCCTCAATGGAATACAGACTCTAATAATAGCAGCGACGATATACCACCTGAAAACACAAGAGCGTCGATCTCCATTCCACCTCAGCAACCTGACCCAAACTTTCAATTTGGTCACAATAGCACCATCGAGCATTTTTCTAATCCAGGTTCCGCAGAATCAAGTTCTAATGCACACACTACCGCTAGGTCGAATTCGTCATATGATACCTACTATCAAGAAGCTTACCAAAAATCAGTCAATCATATACACGGTGAAATGGAATTGGCAGGTGTAGATTGGTTTGATAGACAATTATTGATAGGCTGCGAAGATGGTGGGGTTTTAAATTGGGATATCAATGTACtaggaagaagaagttttGGAAGTTTCTCATACGTTTAAGTATAACTAACgtgatatatatatatcccATTATTTGTAACAATATGACTAATTTAAGTACGTTCTTTTGATAGGTTTCCGTTTATATATAGTTAATGACAATAGTAATATTATCATGTGATTAAAATCGCGTATAGAAATGAACGCGTTAAGTTTATGTAGAGAAAAATAAACTTATCTAGTGAAGCACTATATACTATAGGTGGGTAGTAAGAGTTGAAAGGTTATGTACATATCACCAACTCAGTACTCTAAAGCATTCCAAGAAATCAAGCGAACATCATTATCGCATTCCACCTGCAagttaattatatttgtttcatgcttaaatattgattcgCTATGTTCTGCTAAGATTTTGagtattatatttaaaaagGAGCTAATTCAGTATCAGCTAATACCGGTGGTAGGATACTCTGATTTAAAGAATCATTTTAGTAACTTGGATTCAGATGTTACGAATGTCATTTTGATTGGATGTGGTGCAATGCTCGACTTGGAAAGTTTTTTTGAGATTAATGTTGATGACTATGATGTCGGAAATGGCAACAGGGTGGAAACTGACGATCTTCACGATGACCCTTTGAAAGGTGGTGCTAATTTGAGgagaaaaatttatattatagaTGGTCATAGGCCGTGGAACTTGGATAATATATTTGGGTCATCAATGCTTGTGTGTCTCGATGATGGGTTCATAGAAGGAAATCTAGATAAGGAAAAAATAGCATATAGGACATTAGTGGAGCAAGAAGTTgattcagaagaagaatcacTGTCTAGCGATGATAACGATGAGAATGAATTCCaggatgaagaagaagaagaagatgacgCCGACGATAATGACaacgatgatgatatagTAATAAGTTCTCAAGACGACCCGGAAACATCGTCACGTAAACGGAGAAAACAAGAGATtaaaatgaagaaattgaagaaacaacGGAAACAGCAAATATCGAGTTGCGAAGATATAGTGGAAACATATTATAACCAAGGTACAACAATTATAACTTCAACCACAGCTACAATATATGCActattatcatcaattggTGAAaccaatattgaaaatttatgGTTAGCAATTATTGGTACATCATCGTTAGATAATCATTATCCTGAGGTTTACGATAAAATTCAACCTTTATTCAAGGAGGAAGTGTTCAGATTAAACCCTTCAAacaccaataataatgcgGACAAAACAGCCGACTCAACATCACTAAGTATTGATAAGGACTATcatttattcttattacGTCATTGGACCCTATATGATTCgtttttttattcaagtCACGTAAATTCAAAGTTGAACTTGTGGACCGAAAATGGtaaaaagaaattgcaTAAGTTGTTTGCCAAAATGGGGGTTTCATTGGCTATAGCTCAACAGAATTGGCTCTATATGGATATTGGAATAAAGAGACAGTTGCCaacaattttcaataagtATTTACCACTTTATGGATTGGAGGGCATAGTGCGGAATGGGTTTATAAGAACTTTTGGATATTCCGGGCAGCTATCGGCAATAGAGTGTGTTGAATCACTCACTGCATTACTTGAATGCGATAAACGTATATTGGACGGCAACAATAActtcaatgaagaagaggatgaCGAGcttgatgatgaagataagaTAAActcaagaattgaaagaaagGAAAAAATATGGGTCAACAATTTTTGGTCATCCTGGGATGCATTAAACATGAACACCAATACTTCAAAGTCTGTTAGTGCCAAGTTGCATTCAACAAACTTCAAGAAAGCGAAGGGTTTcgatttattattacaaGGATTGGAACATGCCaaacaaattcaacaaatcatTTTTCGGACGGGGATGTCCTTACTAGAAAGAAAGttgataaaaaatttaaggTTGTATAGGTTATGTGTCTTAAATGACGGTTCAATACCAGATCTAGAGATATTTAATAACccattaattttatctaaattGGGATCTTGGTTGCTAGAAAACATAACcgaattagaatttttaaattcgGTATCgaataaatcattgaagCCCTTAGTTGTAGCAAGTCTTGACGTTGCGAGCGATACGTATTTAGTGATTGGATTAGCACCAAAATATCCAAGGGGTATGgataattcaacaaaagcAAAATTATTACAACTGAAGGATGATGCAACTATTACTACAAGATTAAATACATTCAGTGTTGCATTCCAACAAGTCGCTAATACATCTGGTGCAAAGGTAAGAATAGATAGTTTTGACAGTTCTGTCATCGAAATCAGAAAGGATGATTTATCTCCTTTCTTAGAAAAGTTAACTCTAAGTGGATTGGTTTAGCATTTATagattaatatattattaatacgATTACAGGGCCGAACGATTGTACTTTTGAAGCTCACTACTGAAACAAAGTTTTAGTTGcgaaaaattaaaaaaaaagaagtGGCGACAACTGCAGGACTCGAACCTGCGCGGGCAAAGCCCAAAAGATTTCAAGTCTTTCTCCTTAACCGCTCGGACAAGTTGCCTTATTCTTAACATTTctataaaatttaattcatatGTTTTTGCGGTAATAGCAATTTTCTCAATTACAGAACTTTAATAAACTTATCAGAATACTTTTACTTTTAGTTAATTCTCTATGCTGATCTTATAATTagttaattatttattcattatcattaagcgttatatatatatataccaGTGGCAGTAAATAAATGTGATTCACTTCTCGTTTTTGACCATTAACTCTAAATCctcaatattttgaatttcatttgatttgttAGTGTCCATTTTGTAAAGTCCTCTATGTCCCTCTAATTGACTAATTGCATTGGCTCTAACTTGACCAAGGACGACCTTGTGCGCCTTACGAGCTGGTAATGATCTGTCGAATATTTTATCCATATCCTCCAATGCAATACCTTTAGTCTCAGGAACACAGAAAAATACGAATGGAACAGACAATGCTGCCAAAGATGCAAAGAAAAAGTAAATGCCGTATTCCATTTTGTCAATCATTTTGGTTGTAAACCTTGACATTATGAAAATAGGAATCCAAGAAATAGCAGCATTGATTGCCTGGACAAATGATCTAATATTCTGATCGAATACTTCACTTCCGACAACAAATGGACCACCAGACCAAGCTAAAATAAAAGACGCAATCCAGAAGTACATCATAACAATCGCAGCAGTGCCACCTGGGCCAGCTTGAACTCCTGGTTGAGAAGGATCATTAACCTTCAAATAAGCACCGATGTACCAGAAACAAATAGAACACACTGTGGACGAAACCATGAATGCTTTTCTTCTGCCAAAAGTATCAacaataaacaaaatatagATAAAGGTACAAACAAATTTGACGACACCAAACATACCTGTTGAGAATAATGTGGCATTTGTTCCTTTGACCCCTAAATTAGCAAAGATAATAGGGGAGTAATAATTGATAGATTGGATTCCcaagaaattttgaaacaaaaataaCGAACAGGTGATGAGCAAtctaaataaaattttgtgATCTTTGAAGAATACTTGTTTAAATGGGTCCCATAATTTGAGACCAATATGGAGCTTTTGTGATTCTATTGATTCCTTAACTTGATTAACCTCATAAACCatatattcatcatcttctggCAAATTTCTAAACcattttaaattcttaatAGCTTGATCATGTTTGCCTACACTGTATAACCATCTTGGACTCTCTTTCATAATAACACTACCAGCAAAAAAAATACCACTTGGAATTAATTGGACAGCAAAAGGAATAAACCATTGCGTTTTGGAAGGACCCATATGAGAATCAATCCCATAGTTAATCCAAAAACCCACTAAATCACCAACTCTCCAACCAATTTCATATAACGCAATCACTCTACCTCTAATCGCAGGTGGTGAAATCTCACTCAAATACACTGGTGTTAGGTTTGTAGAAAAACCAACTGCCAAACCAGCTATTACTCTACCTGCATAAATTGGCCCAAGTCCATTTTTTGACAGAGCTGCCAACATAATAGCCGACCCTATTGTGATTGCTGTGGCACTTATGATCAACGAAAGCCTTCTACCCAAATAGAATGAAAAGGGATATGAAATTAATGCTCCGAAGAAACATCCCGCATGAAAAACTGAAATAACATTAGAAATTATATCTCCTGCTTCACTCTCTGACATTTTATCAAGGCCAAACTCAGATTTAAAAGATGGTAAGGCAACAGTGCCTCCAATAAATCCACCATCATAACCAATAATTATAGCTGCCGATGATGCAAGAAGAGCCGTTCCATATACTCTCCAATTATAGACTTCCGAAGGGGTGGGTCtatcttcaactttttcGAACTTAAAGCCGCCAATAATCTTATTCAATACCAGGCGACGTGGTTCACTTACTACTGACTGTGTCATAGAAGATGTATCCAATTTTTGTGAAGATTGCAGTGAAATAAACAGTTGAGATTTGCTCATCTTATCGCCCATGATGTTtctataattaatttacaatcttcaaatatagTTCATAATAAACGAATAtccatatatatatacgtTTCTCTAAATATTTGACCCTTTAATACCCCACAAGCAATACACCTGTTATCTGTACAATCGTCTATGTGATCCTTAATTTACGGATGAGCTGAGATTTAGAAGCGAGtttgttaaatttttaCGTGAGAAAGTGTGGAGGAACGTGGGGGTTACACAGgtaaatataatattttattatgtGATCCCCCAAAATCGTTGTTGGGGGCCATGGAGGATCAACTACAACGTTTGATTAAAAACTTTGTTCtctatataattatatgaTCAACTATGGCACATGCCTCCACATAAATACATGGGGGACAGGGTGGAGGATGAGTAAATTATAACTCAAACTAACTTCACTAATAAAAATCACTAAAACCCGTCATTGCCAAGTTTCAACTCCAAGTCGTTGATCGCTGCATTGAGCTCATTCTTATTTTCCATCAATGGGGTCAATTCGTCGAATTTTCTCTGCTTTGTGACTTGGTTAATAAGGTTTTCCACCAAGAATTTTTGCTCATTCATCACCATCAAGCTTTCTCTTAATTCCCTGATTTCCTTCTTTGTCAATTTTGGTGTTGTTACAGCCAGCTCATTTGGCTTCATCAGTTCTAGCAATTTATTTTCCTTCTGTTTATACTCCTTGTTGAGAACTTTAACATTAACTAAGGTATCCTGTAAAAATATGGTACAACCTTGATAAATGTTGTTAATTAGCCTTGCATAAGGTAagtataattcttttacGACAAGTCTGTCATTAActttatcaaaaaaattgctTTTGAACAGAACAGTTAGCGACTCAAAGTCCTTCATGAACgtcattaattttatccTTAGCTTGTTCGTGGATTGATTATCCGGTTCAGTTACTAATGCTTTATACCTAGGTATCATAACTTGAATCTTTCTCTTGGTCATTAAGATCTCGGTGTAAACTAAGAATATGCCCTCCTCTTTAGaattatattgatttttcaacttccATTCATGCAACAAATCgtttttgcaattaataCAGCACCTTAcagaaaattgattatcTTCCGTGTTCAACAACTCTTCAAGGTTCAGCTTTACTAGAGGCGAATAATTTAGAGCTACTAGTTTATCCAATAACTTACTTAATGGAACAACAATCAGGCAATTTGATCTTTCTCCAAATGTATCATCACAAACTATTTTTCCACATAGCCTACAGTGATGCTTTCTTATTAATATGTTAAATTTGGTTAAGCAAATGTTACAATGAGTTATTGTTGCATCAATTTGCCAGCTGTCATAACCAACAATCTCCTTTTCATTTTCCAAAATGGAATCcttagaattattcaacGACAACCATcgtatatttaatattgtCTTATCCTTTgtagatatatatttatctgCATGAAGATTAACCATCTTGATAAAccttttttgaattttatttctaatcAATTCTTTGGTATCAACATGCAATTGCCTTTtctgaagaaaaatatttgttaaatCATGTACGTTAGACTGTGTACCTTGAACCAAATCTGGTTTTGCAAGATAACATTTCTCGCAGCATCTGCACCATTGTCCTGCTTTTGTAGTATCATATAGAGGTTCCTTGTCGTCCTCAGAATTTCTTAACCTTACCTTATTGTAAGTATGATGGTTACAGAACAAGTCTCCACATTTTCTACAATTAACAATGCCATTCTTGACATTCAATGATTTGTTGCAAGTGGGATTTGCACAGACGTTTTGAGATGCCAGTGGTTTTTTCCAGTGTACTCTAGTTATTCGAGCTGTCAGTTTATCTACCGATGGTGAGCTTGCATTCGAAAGAACATCCTGTAAACTGCCTTCGTTAGTCGTTGTATTATCGCTGAGGCTAAATTCTTTACTGTTGTCTATCAAATCGAGCTTGATAGTCTTATGTTTAACAGGTGTAACTATCTCCTGGGACGGTTTCTTTCTAAACCATTTCGTTAAGtcattatttataaattcattaCTCAAAACTTTGGGAATAACAGACGCAGTTGTATCCTCGTTTATTTCATCTGTTCCTGACGTAACCTCTGATGTATTATGTTCATCGTCAATATGCTGGTTCAACTGATATAGACTGATCATTTGCTCATTACAAATGGGACACACAACATCATCGGTTACATTATCAGTATTATTATGATCATTTGAGCTGTTCTCTTCTTCGGTTGAGTCGTTTGGGCCAAATATTGTGTCTCTTTCCTCATTTCGCTTTGGCGTGGGACTGGCATGGGACTCTGGGTTTGAATTCGAAAACAAGTTACTCGACTTGTTATTATGAACATTGGCAGGGGACTTAAATGGCGATCCCAATACCCTCCGCAGTGTGGGAGGTTTTAAGTTAGACAGAGCCATGCTTCATGCTGTACCAACGTATGACTGGTACTACGTTA harbors:
- a CDS encoding DEHA2E20460p (similar to uniprot|P32467 Saccharomyces cerevisiae YHR092C HXT4 High-affinity glucose transporter of the major facilitator superfamily expression is induced by low levels of glucose and repressed by high levels of glucose); translation: MGDKMSKSQSFISSQSSQKLDTSSMTQSVVSEPRRSVLNKIIGGFKFEKVEDRPTPSEVYNWRVYGTALLASSAAIIIGYDGGFIGGTVALPSFKSEFGLDKMSESEAGDIISNVISVFHAGCFFGALISYPFSFYLGRRLSLIISATAITIGSAIMLAASSKNGLGPIYAGRVIAGLAVGFSTNLTPVYLSEISPPAIRGRVIALYEIGWRVGDLVGFWINYGIDSHMGPSKTQWFIPFAVQLIPSGIFFAGSVIMKESPRWLYSVGKHDQAIKNLKWFRNLPEDDEYMVYEVNQVKESIESQKLHIGLKLWDPFKQVFFKDHKILFRLLITCSLFLFQNFLGIQSINYYSPIIFANLGVKGTNATLFSTGMFGVVKFVCTFIYILFIVDTFGRRKAFMVSSTVCSICFWYIGAYLKVNDPSQPGVQAGPGGTAAIVMMYFWIASFILAWSGGPFVVGSEVFDQNIRSFVQAINAAISWIPIFIMSRFTTKMIDKMEYGIYFFFASLAALSVPFVFFCVPETKGIALEDMDKIFDRSLPARKAHKVVLGQVRANAISQLEGHRGLYKMDTNKSNEIQNIEDLELMVKNEK
- a CDS encoding DEHA2E20482p (weakly similar to uniprot|P32609 Saccharomyces cerevisiae YDR323C PEP7 Multivalent adaptor protein that facilitates vesicle-mediated vacuolar protein sorting by ensuring high-fidelity vesicle docking and fusion which are essential for targeting of vesicles to the endosome) encodes the protein MASSNLKPPTSRRVLGSPFKSPANVHNNKSSNLFSNSNPESHASPTPKRNEERDTIFGPNDSTEEENSSNDHNNTDNVTDDVVCPICNEQMISLYQLNQHIDDEHNTSEVTSGTDEINEDTTASVIPKVLSNEFINNDLTKWFRKKPSQEIVTPVKHKTIKLDLIDNSKEFSLSDNTTTNEGSLQDVLSNASSPSVDKSTARITRVHWKKPSASQNVCANPTCNKSLNVKNGIVNCRKCGDLFCNHHTYNKVRLRNSEDDKEPLYDTTKAGQWCRCCEKCYLAKPDLVQGTQSNVHDLTNIFLQKRQLHVDTKELIRNKIQKRFIKMVNLHADKYISTKDKTILNIRWLSLNNSKDSILENEKEIVGYDSWQIDATITHCNICLTKFNILIRKHHCRLCGKIVCDDTFGERSNCSIVVPLSKLLDKLVALNYSPLVKSNLEELLNTEDNQFSVRCCINCKNDLLHEWKLKNQYNSKEEGIFLVYTEILMTKRKIQVMIPRYKALVTEPDNQSTNKLRIKLMTFMKDFESLTVSFKSNFFDKVNDRLVVKELYLPYARLINNIYQGCTIFLQDTLVNVKVLNKEYKQKENKLLESMKPNESAVTTPKLTKKEIRELRESLMVMNEQKFLVENLINQVTKQRKFDELTPLMENKNELNAAINDLELKLGNDGF
- a CDS encoding DEHA2E20350p (no similarity) yields the protein MSNIGYRKKSLDSSNTSTYSISSSFKSIKSKTSELFKKSANNNPKERRKEPKMNMLVVTEYLSLR
- a CDS encoding DEHA2E20372p (similar to uniprot|Q08045 Saccharomyces cerevisiae YLR104W Hypothetical ORF), with the translated sequence MIGNIAYILFTLTVVSANLFDFIQNQFQGNNQQAQRQTPGEYENANLNSGCSKYLCPDTSICVDEPKFCPCPYPSSQLRCFLPNGRYVCISKPAGEVSLNYADPKTNWKIDAKDDNIRDCGWVGRAWKGLV
- a CDS encoding DEHA2E20328p (no similarity), whose translation is MKNSNNSNNIEKYESLLKPNLSIEEVPISLVPDSDIDLSESQFQLLDLLHIVILIMTIIILIMVLNIHAAAAAPWNINQYV
- a CDS encoding DEHA2E20416p (similar to uniprot|Q08032 Saccharomyces cerevisiae YLR103C CDC45 DNA replication initiation factor), whose protein sequence is MYISPTQYSKAFQEIKRTSLSHSTCKLIIFVSCLNIDSLCSAKILSIIFKKELIQYQLIPVVGYSDLKNHFSNLDSDVTNVILIGCGAMLDLESFFEINVDDYDVGNGNRVETDDLHDDPLKGGANLRRKIYIIDGHRPWNLDNIFGSSMLVCLDDGFIEGNLDKEKIAYRTLVEQEVDSEEESSSSDDNDENEFQDEEEEEDDADDNDNDDDIVISSQDDPETSSRKRRKQEIKMKKLKKQRKQQISSCEDIVETYYNQGTTIITSTTATIYALLSSIGETNIENLWLAIIGTSSLDNHYPEVYDKIQPLFKEEVFRLNPSNTNNNADKTADSTSLSIDKDYHLFLLRHWTLYDSFFYSSHVNSKLNLWTENGKKKLHKLFAKMGVSLAIAQQNWLYMDIGIKRQLPTIFNKYLPLYGLEGIVRNGFIRTFGYSGQLSAIECVESLTALLECDKRILDGNNNFNEEEDDELDDEDKINSRIERKEKIWVNNFWSSWDALNMNTNTSKSVSAKLHSTNFKKAKGFDLLLQGLEHAKQIQQIIFRTGMSLLERKLIKNLRLYRLCVLNDGSIPDLEIFNNPLILSKLGSWLLENITELEFLNSVSNKSLKPLVVASLDVASDTYLVIGLAPKYPRGMDNSTKAKLLQSKDDATITTRLNTFSVAFQQVANTSGAKVRIDSFDSSVIEIRKDDLSPFLEKLTLSGLV
- a CDS encoding DEHA2E20394p (weakly similar to uniprot|Q99296 Saccharomyces cerevisiae YLR149C Hypothetical ORF) encodes the protein MTIDIVDDTSNNLKRKVGRSGSHGYNNSNYYKCFQNYYHGHNYLNPNPQYITNIKVSVNHWQLRDLIQVDQQNGKLYHTKDDSIREVNLLNNDKIGSDKHMEWDYFPKCFSHTRGGIVVTGGLLSSSSKAYSMNLPSLSSTDKTTKSFRTPKGLFSFYNPETEISETVKLGDVINNSVSVYPHASSQYKSYVCNNDSNLYVVDISGDRLSLDNKMNCELNTSLNNVCRSPTNDKLVTVTGDSSSIFLLDPSSNSKIKTIKTDHDSGFGISYHPNGHLFATAFQDGTCSLFDIRNLSSPLSEIKSTRPGHQAGAFRCCKFANSSVNDFLVISEHVGRVHLFDLRNLGNEDTNDHQVIVFPFALDQFADYKEQQLEVETKLSGEEKELQDSIEDDDKVSHKKFGIYGDSSNLFRSNEIGEIKRKSDLQFTAPLVYDYDYLTNVNPKLFKNYTYQTPPTSNGPDNSYLPPPEFNYPQWNTDSNNSSDDIPPENTRASISIPPQQPDPNFQFGHNSTIEHFSNPGSAESSSNAHTTARSNSSYDTYYQEAYQKSVNHIHGEMELAGVDWFDRQLLIGCEDGGVLNWDINVLGRRSFGSFSYV